In one Epinephelus lanceolatus isolate andai-2023 chromosome 19, ASM4190304v1, whole genome shotgun sequence genomic region, the following are encoded:
- the rnf208 gene encoding RING finger protein 208 — MSCLRRQPVTIPMDTVKIIQSEKFPRECPVPVTQPRYAPPPRVAWDGGGEGEIIVNQACSDLTLDITGSPRPMVSPSAPVMRREQSFLAQRKTSANEICYHQFHYKMEDVIVNQYVLRSSSTSSSTSSSSSSGPVMPCEPLDCPTCGHTYNFAGKRPRILSCLHSVCEECLQILYESCPKYKFISCPTCRRETVLFTDYGLAALAINTSILSRLPSDPNGPVQWGGDADRSCYQTVRQYCQSACTCQIANPLSSCGIM, encoded by the coding sequence ATGTCCTGCCTCAGGCGTCAGCCCGTCACCATCCCCATGGACACCGTCAAGATCATCCAGTCGGAGAAGTTCCCCAGAGAGTGCCCTGTGCCCGTCACCCAGCCGCGCTACGCCCCACCCCCCAGAGTGGCTTGGGATGGCGGAGGTGAAGGCGAGATCATCGTCAACCAGGCCTGCAGTGACCTGACCCTGGACATCACAGGGTCCCCCCGGCCTATGGTGTCCCCCTCGGCCCCCGTGATGCGCAGGGAGCAGAGCTTCCTGGCGCAGCGCAAAACCAGTGCCAACGAAATCTGCTACCACCAGTTCCACTACAAGATGGAAGACGTCATAGTCAACCAGTACGTGCTgcgctcctcctccacctcctcctccacttcctcctcctcctcctcgggaCCCGTGATGCCCTGCGAGCCCCTGGACTGCCCCACCTGCGGCCACACCTACAACTTCGCCGGCAAGCGTCCGCGCATCCTCTCCTGCCTGCACTCGGTGTGTGAGGAGTGCCTGCAGATCCTCTACGAGTCCTGCCCCAAGTACAAGTTCATCTCCTGCCCCACGTGCAGGCGCGAGACAGTGCTGTTCACTGACTATGGCCTGGCTGCTCTGGCCATCAACACCAGCATCCTGAGCCGCTTGCCCTCTGACCCTAACGGGCCAGTGCAGTGGGGCGGGGACGCCGACCGCAGCTGCTACCAGACTGTGCGCCAATACTGCCAGTCAGCCTGCACCTGCCAGATCGCCAACCCCTTGTCCTCCTGTGGCATCATGTAG